In Paenibacillus sp. FSL M7-0420, a single genomic region encodes these proteins:
- a CDS encoding divergent polysaccharide deacetylase family protein — translation MKINNHRVKCVLLYPLAAAVIMSAALIPSGPHAVSAASPDKAVSAPAPVDSRGSSASGNRTAGNQQQAPSRVAVIIDDFGNSMRGTEEMFKLPVKITVAVMPFLRSSEQDARRAHELGFDVLVHLPMEPRQGKAEWLGPGAVLTSMSDAEVRGRVEAALDNVPYAIGINNHMGSKVTGDERVMGIVLEVCKERGLFFVDSHTNYRSVAGRMARELGMPPVENHIFLDDVHSASHVAKQMKLVQERALSHKFCVTIGHVGIQGKETAAGIRSGIAGMKDKVQFVGISDLVREEWKWNSRLTLP, via the coding sequence ATGAAAATAAACAACCACAGAGTGAAGTGTGTTCTTCTATATCCCTTGGCCGCAGCTGTGATTATGTCGGCGGCGCTGATCCCGTCAGGTCCGCATGCAGTGTCTGCTGCATCGCCAGACAAGGCAGTTTCAGCACCCGCACCTGTGGATAGCAGAGGGAGCAGCGCATCGGGCAACCGGACAGCCGGGAATCAGCAGCAGGCGCCCAGCCGTGTGGCGGTCATTATCGATGATTTCGGCAACAGCATGCGCGGGACAGAGGAAATGTTCAAGCTGCCCGTCAAAATCACCGTCGCAGTCATGCCATTCCTGCGCTCCAGTGAGCAGGATGCCCGGCGCGCCCATGAGCTGGGCTTCGATGTGCTGGTCCATCTGCCGATGGAGCCGCGTCAGGGCAAAGCGGAATGGCTGGGACCGGGGGCCGTGCTTACAAGCATGAGTGATGCCGAAGTCCGGGGGCGGGTGGAGGCTGCACTTGATAATGTGCCTTACGCGATCGGCATCAACAATCATATGGGCTCCAAGGTGACCGGAGATGAACGGGTCATGGGTATTGTGCTGGAGGTCTGCAAGGAGCGCGGTCTATTCTTCGTAGACAGCCATACCAATTACCGTTCAGTCGCGGGACGGATGGCCCGGGAGCTGGGAATGCCGCCGGTGGAGAATCATATTTTCCTGGATGATGTGCATTCGGCAAGCCATGTGGCGAAGCAGATGAAGCTGGTGCAGGAGCGGGCCTTGAGCCACAAGTTCTGCGTTACCATCGGTCATGTCGGCATCCAGGGCAAAGAGACCGCCGCGGGCATCCGCAGCGGTATTGCCGGAATGAAGGACAAGGTGCAATTCGTCGGCATCTCCGATCTGGTCCGCGAGGAGTGGAAGTGGAATTCCCGGCTTACACTTCCATAA
- a CDS encoding N-acetylmuramoyl-L-alanine amidase family protein: MRQSEALEPYSATQSHRSKEQPRLRSRRQLQRIIAAASILLLLTTGDPAEIHAAAPRTDPQAEQPGQRQHMLGHDQRIILIDAGHGGIDGGTSYGNILEKDITLAISRRLFLLLRADGFDTILNRTGDYAPSDENLWLRSRSRHLRDLAQRKELAETLPANVVVSIHINWAKSPSKHGPLVLYRQEGRSFLLARTIQDQLNQLYRMKNDPVRGKPFYLLNKITATTVIVEAGFVSSPADREKLCTPKGQEEIAEAIANGIAAYLMEV, encoded by the coding sequence ATGAGACAATCGGAAGCTTTGGAGCCCTATAGCGCTACACAGTCCCACCGTTCAAAAGAGCAGCCCCGGCTGAGATCCCGGCGGCAGCTGCAGCGGATTATTGCCGCAGCAAGCATTCTGCTCCTGCTTACAACAGGCGACCCCGCAGAGATCCATGCGGCTGCCCCCCGTACTGATCCGCAGGCAGAGCAGCCCGGCCAGCGCCAGCATATGCTCGGCCATGACCAGCGGATCATTCTGATCGATGCCGGCCATGGGGGGATTGACGGCGGAACCTCCTACGGCAACATTCTGGAGAAGGACATCACCCTCGCCATCTCACGCCGCCTCTTTCTCCTGCTGCGTGCGGACGGCTTCGATACCATCCTGAACCGGACCGGCGATTATGCACCCAGCGATGAGAATCTGTGGCTGAGAAGCAGATCCCGGCATTTGCGCGATCTGGCCCAGCGCAAGGAGCTGGCAGAGACGCTTCCGGCTAATGTAGTCGTCAGCATCCATATTAACTGGGCGAAATCGCCGTCCAAGCATGGTCCGCTCGTCCTGTACCGCCAGGAAGGGCGCAGCTTCCTGCTGGCGCGGACCATTCAGGATCAGCTCAACCAGCTCTACAGGATGAAGAATGATCCTGTCCGGGGCAAGCCCTTTTACCTGCTCAACAAAATAACCGCCACAACGGTAATCGTTGAGGCGGGATTTGTCAGCAGCCCGGCTGACCGCGAGAAGCTCTGTACACCGAAGGGCCAGGAAGAGATCGCCGAAGCCATTGCGAACGGGATCGCAGCCTATCTTATGGAAGTGTAA
- a CDS encoding YqzE family protein encodes MASGGDDLVKYITEKVVVYIENPRAVHARRKAEKQPWAEKWFGTLPLAWSVWRSKWSRGGDGKE; translated from the coding sequence ATGGCATCCGGCGGAGATGATCTGGTGAAGTATATTACGGAGAAGGTAGTCGTCTACATTGAGAACCCGCGCGCTGTCCATGCCCGGCGGAAGGCAGAGAAGCAGCCGTGGGCGGAAAAGTGGTTCGGCACGCTGCCGCTCGCCTGGTCCGTCTGGCGCAGCAAATGGAGCCGGGGCGGGGATGGTAAGGAGTAG
- a CDS encoding YqhG family protein, with translation MLTPIEVRKQVMDYLEATECTILESSPLHVTVKLSPRADRMLTDRPYYWGFVERTGVDPETLSFSFVFDPQKYDELAAQAAAPAARPRGGASRPAGAGAPPGLPGAADAEAGAELGAATGGAQTEVPGAVLPPGVSAAPEDSILARYFGIVPALPRLGPGMIRREDVTYGSKRLRQIWSAARDEGRCLQLFEDPGLRQRTTLFSAAYEPWLAVCYKVEMTCDLKREELHFIAVSLTSGLIVPDFEARLAGKELTPRLPENIHVQPFELGITDGADRLEGYLTSKLALLDYTWAEEARERLELELSIVDIYYEELLKEQDEEKRLAIQEQYNRRRQETSWQYEPQIAVSAVTYGLFHLRST, from the coding sequence ATGTTGACCCCTATTGAGGTGCGCAAGCAGGTCATGGATTATCTCGAAGCGACCGAATGCACCATTCTTGAATCCTCTCCGCTGCATGTGACGGTGAAGCTCTCCCCGCGCGCGGACCGGATGCTGACGGACCGCCCTTATTATTGGGGCTTCGTGGAGCGCACCGGCGTAGATCCCGAGACCCTCTCCTTCAGCTTCGTCTTCGACCCGCAGAAGTACGATGAACTGGCCGCGCAGGCCGCTGCACCTGCGGCCCGCCCGCGCGGCGGGGCCAGCCGCCCGGCAGGGGCGGGAGCGCCGCCGGGTCTGCCCGGGGCGGCGGATGCCGAAGCAGGGGCGGAGCTTGGCGCGGCGACGGGCGGAGCGCAGACTGAAGTGCCGGGCGCAGTGCTGCCGCCCGGGGTCTCGGCTGCGCCGGAGGACAGCATCCTTGCGCGGTACTTCGGCATCGTTCCGGCACTGCCGCGCCTTGGGCCGGGGATGATCCGCCGCGAGGATGTGACCTACGGCAGCAAGCGCCTGCGGCAGATCTGGTCTGCGGCGCGTGACGAAGGCCGGTGCCTCCAGCTGTTCGAGGACCCTGGCCTCAGGCAGCGGACTACGCTGTTCTCGGCCGCCTACGAGCCATGGCTGGCAGTCTGCTACAAGGTCGAGATGACCTGTGACCTGAAGCGGGAGGAGCTGCATTTCATCGCGGTGTCGTTAACCTCCGGGCTGATTGTCCCGGACTTCGAGGCCCGGCTGGCCGGCAAGGAGCTGACGCCCCGGCTGCCGGAGAACATTCATGTCCAGCCGTTCGAGCTGGGGATTACGGACGGGGCCGACCGGCTGGAGGGATATCTGACCTCGAAGCTGGCGCTGCTGGATTACACCTGGGCGGAAGAAGCGCGTGAGCGGCTGGAGCTGGAGCTTAGCATCGTGGATATCTATTACGAGGAGTTGCTAAAGGAGCAGGATGAGGAAAAGCGCCTGGCTATCCAGGAGCAGTACAACCGCCGCCGCCAGGAGACCTCATGGCAATACGAGCCGCAGATTGCAGTTTCTGCCGTTACGTACGGATTATTTCATCTGCGCAGCACATAG
- a CDS encoding DEAD/DEAH box helicase, translating into MTQLFRNSLPQEKVTSAPLLPVPLSFERNWLHDLESRLDKGGPWGDWRLSRLAVQGEQSGLVTSFDELQCMKHLSGLSPLPHQLDTAHKVLFEMSGRAILADEVGLGKTIEAGLVLKEYLVRGLVRKVLILVPASLVLQWVRELNTKFGISAVAQKKAYSWGNDIVVASMDTAKRDPHKEMLLSQEYDMLIIDEAHKLKNKKSTNYLFVQQLRKKYCLLLTATPVQNDLGELFNLITLLKPGQLGNQGDFATNFVVDKRQPKNEVQLRGELSKVMIRNRRGEGPVNFTKRKVRNIPLTLSAEEKALYDGVTAFVKEQYQEAGGNLSSMLSLVTLQREVCSSRDAVFVTLVNLIKKLPADSPKRERMMGLLQTIRTVKTNTKAEKTMELIREMNEKVIVFTEYRATQEYLLQYFREHGLQCVTYSGGMNRGKKDWMMDLFRGRAQVMIATEAGGEGINLQFCHHMINFDLPWNPMRVEQRIGRVHRLGQENDVVIYNLSTEGTIEEHILHLLHEKINMFEMVIGGLDVILERFEQKGSLEKSLYKIVLEAGSDEELRTGLDTIGDSLSELTHTKLDDSGVPN; encoded by the coding sequence ATGACGCAATTATTCCGCAATTCCTTGCCCCAAGAGAAGGTAACTTCTGCGCCGCTGCTGCCTGTTCCTCTATCTTTTGAGCGCAACTGGCTGCATGATCTGGAATCTAGACTGGATAAAGGGGGGCCTTGGGGCGACTGGCGCTTATCCCGCCTTGCCGTGCAGGGAGAGCAGTCGGGCCTGGTTACCAGCTTCGATGAGCTGCAGTGTATGAAGCATCTGTCCGGGCTGTCTCCGCTTCCCCATCAGCTGGATACGGCGCACAAGGTGCTGTTCGAGATGTCTGGACGGGCGATTCTGGCCGATGAAGTCGGACTTGGCAAGACCATCGAAGCCGGGCTGGTGCTGAAGGAGTATCTGGTGCGCGGGCTGGTGAGAAAGGTTCTGATTCTAGTGCCGGCCTCGCTTGTCCTGCAATGGGTGCGGGAGCTGAATACCAAGTTCGGAATCTCTGCCGTAGCGCAAAAGAAAGCCTATTCCTGGGGCAATGACATTGTCGTCGCCTCGATGGATACGGCCAAGCGTGACCCGCATAAGGAAATGCTGCTGAGCCAGGAATACGACATGCTGATTATTGACGAAGCCCATAAGCTGAAGAACAAGAAATCGACCAATTACCTCTTCGTACAGCAGCTCCGCAAAAAGTACTGCCTGCTGCTCACCGCCACCCCCGTGCAGAATGATCTCGGCGAGCTGTTCAATCTGATCACCCTGCTGAAGCCGGGCCAGCTGGGGAATCAGGGCGATTTTGCTACCAATTTCGTGGTGGATAAGCGCCAGCCCAAGAACGAGGTCCAGCTTCGGGGCGAGTTGTCCAAGGTTATGATCCGCAACCGCCGGGGCGAAGGCCCGGTGAATTTCACCAAGCGCAAGGTGCGCAATATCCCCCTCACTCTCTCCGCAGAGGAGAAGGCGCTGTATGACGGCGTGACCGCTTTTGTCAAAGAACAGTATCAGGAGGCGGGCGGCAATCTCAGCAGTATGCTCTCCCTGGTCACGCTTCAACGTGAGGTGTGCAGCAGCCGGGATGCGGTGTTCGTAACGCTGGTGAATCTGATCAAGAAGCTGCCGGCCGATTCGCCGAAGCGCGAGCGGATGATGGGGCTGCTCCAAACGATCCGTACGGTCAAGACGAATACCAAGGCGGAGAAGACGATGGAGTTAATCCGTGAAATGAACGAGAAGGTGATCGTCTTCACAGAGTACCGCGCCACGCAGGAGTATCTGCTCCAGTATTTCCGTGAGCATGGACTGCAATGTGTGACGTACTCGGGCGGAATGAACCGCGGCAAAAAGGACTGGATGATGGACCTCTTCCGCGGACGCGCCCAGGTGATGATTGCCACCGAAGCCGGTGGCGAGGGGATCAACCTGCAGTTCTGCCACCATATGATCAATTTCGATCTGCCCTGGAATCCTATGCGGGTCGAGCAGCGGATCGGCCGGGTCCACCGGCTCGGTCAGGAGAATGATGTGGTCATCTATAACCTCTCCACCGAAGGGACCATTGAAGAGCATATCCTCCACCTGCTGCATGAGAAAATCAACATGTTCGAGATGGTCATCGGCGGGCTGGATGTCATTCTGGAGCGCTTCGAGCAGAAGGGCTCGCTTGAGAAAAGCCTGTACAAAATCGTTCTCGAAGCGGGCAGCGACGAGGAGCTGCGCACCGGGCTGGATACGATCGGCGATTCGCTCAGCGAGCTGACCCACACCAAGCTGGATGATAGCGGGGTGCCTAACTGA
- a CDS encoding LAGLIDADG family homing endonuclease produces MSTVEHNKRLEGLSEKIFLDRYAWKDADSNNAKVGDVVLVLTKDDPKFPTKEVGEIVERTGRMVTVKTRSGELVQSDVEKLTLNIEKTPEEMWDRLAGAMASVEKTPELQEEWTGKFRSILDDWKLVPGGRIAAGAGASEELTLFNCYVIPSPKDSRGGIMETLSEMTEIMARGGGVGINLSSLRPRRAIVRGVNGSSSGSVSWGGLFSYTTGLIEQGGSRRGALMLMINDWHPDVLDFITVKQTMGQVTNANLSVCVSNSFMKAVKEDLDWELVFPDTTDPDYDTLWDGDLDKWKADNRHVIPYRTVRARDIWHTIIESAWKSAEPGVVFMEYYNQMSNSWYFNPIICTNPCFHPDTRIATEYGLLTIEELYKKVGTESFLVGTDLRLVEQAKVVGGRSYEVPGLQMRRATVFPTGTRETLKISLQNGVELSVTPEHRLFTDSGWKEARNLSAEDSVYLQSGEGGFAAEDELGEDWVIEQLEELEVKAVRAADKEVPAAVYTASRQTVVAFLQGLFSADGTVYDRDEMHPTVRLTSASKKLLQGVQLLLLNFGINSSIYNDKHSGFYELILSGNNILEFKNKIGFKLISRKQEALELIARPSRKNEKFISKVVSVKAGEVVTVYDITEPVTHSLIAGGVVAHNCGEQGLPGWGVCNLSAVNLSKFYDEEKHDVDWADLARTTRYSVRFLDNVIDKTPYHFPENEANQKLERRVGLGTMGLAELMIKLNIRYGSPESLEFLDKLYGFMAREAYLASAEIAGEKGAFQAFDTDKYLQSGFMRNITEVYPEVGESIRKHGMRNVTVITQAPTGSTGTMVGTSTGIEPYFAFKYFRQSRLGYDEQFVPIAQEWLEAHPGEELPDYFVTSMDLSAKDHIRAQAAIQRWVDSSISKTANCPSDFTVEETAELYEMAFDLGCKGVTIYRDGSRDVQVLETKKKEDKKDAAAEVEVKETEEKENASAAPATVAVAPGPQAAASGVDKQYKKRPQVLRGATYKINTPFGMAYITINDLDGIPAEIFLNVGKAGSDVFAMAEALGRVCSLFLRYGDHGEKVGLLIKHLKGIGGSGAIGFGANRVESIADAVAKALETHVLNNAHDDHIPAPIAATLELDFNEALNAELKSTVPAAATNDSHGGHDAHSHATASRDLCPSCGSASLINIEGCKTCGNCGYSRCG; encoded by the coding sequence TTGAGTACAGTGGAACACAACAAGCGTCTAGAGGGTCTGAGCGAGAAAATATTCCTGGACCGGTATGCCTGGAAGGACGCAGACAGCAATAATGCCAAGGTTGGCGATGTAGTACTTGTCCTGACCAAGGACGATCCGAAGTTCCCGACCAAGGAGGTTGGCGAGATTGTAGAGCGTACAGGCCGGATGGTAACGGTAAAAACCCGCAGCGGCGAGCTGGTGCAGTCGGATGTGGAGAAGCTGACGCTGAACATCGAGAAGACGCCGGAGGAGATGTGGGACCGTCTCGCGGGAGCGATGGCCTCTGTAGAGAAGACTCCTGAGCTTCAGGAGGAGTGGACAGGCAAATTCCGCTCGATTCTGGATGACTGGAAGCTGGTGCCGGGCGGCCGGATTGCGGCGGGTGCCGGAGCGAGCGAGGAGCTTACACTGTTCAACTGCTATGTTATTCCATCGCCAAAAGACAGCCGGGGCGGCATCATGGAGACACTCTCCGAGATGACCGAGATTATGGCCCGCGGCGGCGGGGTTGGGATCAATCTGTCTTCGCTGCGCCCGCGCCGCGCTATCGTCAGAGGGGTGAACGGTTCCTCCAGCGGCTCCGTGTCCTGGGGCGGCCTGTTCAGCTATACAACCGGACTGATTGAACAAGGCGGCAGCCGCCGCGGCGCGCTGATGCTGATGATCAACGACTGGCACCCGGATGTGCTGGACTTCATTACCGTGAAGCAGACCATGGGGCAGGTGACGAACGCCAACCTGTCGGTATGCGTGAGTAATAGCTTCATGAAGGCGGTCAAGGAGGATCTGGACTGGGAGCTGGTCTTCCCGGATACCACCGACCCGGATTACGACACCCTCTGGGACGGCGATCTCGATAAATGGAAGGCAGATAACCGCCACGTCATTCCTTACCGTACCGTCAGAGCACGCGATATCTGGCATACGATTATCGAATCAGCATGGAAGTCCGCAGAGCCGGGCGTTGTTTTCATGGAATATTATAATCAGATGTCGAATAGCTGGTATTTCAATCCGATTATTTGTACGAATCCGTGCTTCCACCCGGACACCCGGATTGCAACCGAATACGGTCTCTTAACCATTGAAGAGTTATATAAGAAGGTCGGAACGGAATCCTTCCTGGTGGGAACCGATTTGAGACTCGTGGAGCAGGCCAAAGTGGTTGGCGGAAGAAGCTATGAAGTCCCAGGTCTACAGATGAGACGGGCTACAGTGTTCCCAACCGGCACCAGAGAAACCTTGAAGATCTCGCTGCAAAATGGGGTGGAGCTGTCCGTAACGCCTGAACACCGCTTATTTACTGACTCTGGCTGGAAAGAGGCCCGGAACCTGAGTGCTGAAGATAGTGTATATTTGCAGTCTGGTGAGGGCGGGTTCGCGGCTGAGGATGAACTTGGTGAGGATTGGGTCATTGAACAACTTGAGGAACTCGAAGTCAAGGCAGTTAGAGCCGCCGACAAAGAGGTTCCGGCTGCGGTGTATACCGCTTCACGCCAGACTGTTGTAGCATTCCTGCAAGGATTATTCTCCGCAGACGGAACAGTATATGACCGAGATGAGATGCATCCTACTGTCCGCTTGACCTCAGCTTCAAAGAAACTTCTTCAAGGCGTTCAGTTGCTGCTGCTTAATTTCGGAATTAACAGCTCCATCTATAACGACAAACACAGCGGATTCTATGAGCTGATCTTAAGCGGCAACAACATTCTTGAATTCAAGAATAAGATCGGTTTTAAGCTGATCTCCAGAAAACAAGAGGCGCTGGAGCTCATTGCCAGACCTTCCCGCAAAAATGAAAAGTTTATCTCCAAGGTCGTTAGTGTCAAAGCAGGCGAGGTTGTGACGGTATACGATATTACCGAGCCTGTAACGCACTCACTGATCGCTGGTGGTGTTGTTGCCCATAACTGTGGAGAACAGGGCCTGCCCGGCTGGGGCGTGTGCAACCTGTCCGCCGTCAATCTCTCCAAGTTCTACGATGAAGAGAAGCATGATGTGGACTGGGCAGATCTGGCGAGAACAACCCGGTATTCTGTGCGTTTCCTTGACAATGTTATCGACAAGACACCGTATCATTTCCCGGAAAATGAAGCCAACCAGAAGCTCGAACGCCGCGTAGGCCTCGGCACTATGGGACTGGCTGAGCTGATGATCAAGCTGAACATCCGCTACGGCAGCCCGGAATCGCTGGAGTTCCTGGACAAGCTCTACGGCTTCATGGCCCGCGAGGCCTATCTGGCTTCTGCGGAGATTGCAGGCGAGAAGGGGGCGTTCCAGGCCTTCGACACGGATAAATATTTGCAGAGCGGCTTCATGCGGAATATTACCGAGGTCTACCCTGAGGTCGGCGAATCCATCCGCAAGCACGGAATGCGTAACGTAACTGTGATTACCCAGGCCCCTACCGGCAGCACGGGAACTATGGTCGGCACCTCCACAGGAATCGAACCGTATTTCGCTTTCAAATATTTCCGCCAGAGCCGTCTCGGCTATGACGAGCAATTCGTACCTATTGCCCAGGAATGGCTGGAAGCCCATCCGGGAGAGGAACTGCCGGACTACTTCGTCACCTCGATGGACCTGTCCGCTAAGGATCATATCCGCGCTCAGGCCGCGATCCAGCGCTGGGTGGACAGCTCGATCTCGAAGACAGCGAACTGCCCGTCCGACTTCACAGTGGAAGAGACCGCCGAGCTGTACGAAATGGCCTTCGATCTGGGCTGCAAAGGCGTAACGATCTACCGTGACGGCAGCCGTGATGTGCAGGTACTGGAGACCAAGAAGAAGGAAGATAAGAAGGATGCTGCGGCAGAAGTTGAAGTTAAGGAAACCGAGGAGAAAGAAAATGCATCAGCAGCTCCGGCAACTGTAGCAGTAGCTCCCGGCCCGCAGGCAGCAGCAAGCGGAGTAGATAAGCAATACAAGAAGCGCCCGCAAGTGCTGCGCGGCGCGACCTATAAGATCAACACGCCGTTCGGTATGGCGTATATCACGATTAACGATCTAGACGGCATACCTGCTGAGATCTTCCTGAATGTCGGCAAGGCCGGCTCTGACGTCTTTGCCATGGCCGAAGCCCTCGGCCGCGTCTGCTCGCTGTTCCTGCGCTACGGTGACCACGGCGAGAAGGTCGGCCTGCTGATCAAGCATCTCAAGGGCATCGGCGGCTCCGGCGCCATCGGCTTTGGTGCGAACCGCGTTGAGTCCATCGCCGACGCGGTGGCGAAGGCCCTGGAGACCCATGTGCTGAATAACGCCCATGACGATCATATTCCTGCGCCAATCGCAGCAACACTGGAGCTTGATTTCAACGAGGCGCTGAACGCCGAGCTGAAATCCACGGTTCCTGCGGCGGCTACCAACGATAGCCACGGCGGTCATGACGCACATAGCCACGCCACCGCTTCGCGGGATCTTTGCCCTTCCTGCGGCAGCGCCTCGCTGATTAATATTGAGGGCTGTAAGACTTGCGGGAATTGTGGGTATAGCCGGTGCGGGTGA
- a CDS encoding DUF3800 domain-containing protein, with protein MDEYYLFLDESVTHNGAFLDQVFCVAGVVLKKEDYENSLIPLMNDLKNSIWSDLPNPTDLVLHEKEVREAQFNRKPRADIKPHFRRFRNSQSLTPLFSGLKNILDTVPCHVLGAAIHFNTLNSYFNCDIQTTSYLTAMQIVLENYCQFLKTKNGVGHVFVESREAQDTEVRMHFHHIKAMGSLFVSPHAMQKLLRDISFPPKTENNVGLQVADFIPNPFARNTLGIKQNKHNLYQNLRGLRYDGSIGKFDRFGIKVMP; from the coding sequence GTGGATGAATATTATTTATTCTTAGACGAGAGTGTGACTCATAACGGGGCTTTCCTTGATCAAGTTTTTTGTGTTGCGGGTGTTGTACTAAAGAAAGAGGACTATGAAAATAGTCTAATTCCGTTAATGAATGATTTGAAGAATAGTATATGGAGTGACTTACCTAATCCTACTGATTTGGTTTTGCACGAAAAAGAAGTGAGAGAGGCACAATTTAATCGAAAACCGAGAGCAGATATTAAACCTCATTTTAGAAGGTTTCGAAATTCTCAATCATTGACCCCACTATTTAGTGGATTGAAGAATATTCTTGATACGGTCCCATGTCATGTTCTTGGGGCTGCAATTCATTTTAATACTCTGAACAGCTACTTTAATTGTGATATACAAACGACAAGCTATTTAACTGCAATGCAGATTGTACTTGAAAACTATTGTCAATTTTTGAAAACTAAAAATGGTGTAGGGCATGTATTTGTTGAATCTAGAGAGGCTCAAGACACTGAAGTGAGGATGCATTTCCATCATATTAAAGCCATGGGAAGCCTCTTTGTCAGTCCTCATGCGATGCAAAAATTATTAAGAGATATTTCCTTTCCACCGAAAACAGAAAATAATGTTGGGCTACAAGTTGCCGATTTTATTCCTAATCCATTCGCTAGAAATACTTTGGGAATAAAGCAAAATAAGCATAATTTATATCAAAATTTGAGGGGATTAAGGTATGATGGAAGTATCGGGAAATTTGATCGTTTCGGGATTAAGGTCATGCCTTAG
- a CDS encoding AlbA family DNA-binding domain-containing protein — MRKRELLKIIQNEENLTTEFKENISGLKSDDIVAFANSQKGGFIIIGIKDDASATGRQKGTIIGCQISDSNRLTILSKAQNCRPAVNIEISSANIEGKDVYVVVIPSGEYKPYCTESGTYKIRDDGKKRALFPNELLTLFMESERDKFITNFKDVTNNLEHQLTLTREAIINETDKMLDTLKDFEFSVQNTLDTIESAADSAESNSSNVEYTVDKMEDTVNDIWEILKHSLYLLPIISTKNTEPENIDQQEQIAKEMTKHFLKKYDGESTDPTDKEIKNHIFFLRILFPRLSNKQIVDLWNREKVEIVST; from the coding sequence TTGAGAAAAAGAGAATTGCTAAAAATAATTCAAAATGAAGAAAATTTGACAACTGAATTTAAAGAAAATATTTCAGGCTTGAAATCCGATGACATCGTTGCTTTTGCTAATTCACAGAAAGGGGGCTTCATAATAATTGGCATTAAAGATGATGCTTCAGCTACTGGAAGGCAGAAGGGAACAATAATTGGATGTCAAATTAGTGATTCGAATAGGCTAACTATATTAAGCAAAGCCCAAAATTGTCGACCTGCGGTAAATATTGAGATCAGCTCTGCAAACATTGAAGGTAAGGATGTATACGTAGTTGTGATTCCAAGCGGTGAATATAAGCCCTATTGCACAGAAAGCGGGACTTATAAAATTCGTGATGACGGTAAGAAGCGGGCGTTGTTTCCTAATGAATTACTAACATTATTTATGGAAAGCGAACGGGATAAATTTATTACAAATTTTAAAGATGTCACGAATAATTTAGAACATCAGCTTACGTTAACTAGAGAGGCGATTATTAATGAAACAGACAAGATGCTAGATACATTAAAAGATTTTGAATTTTCCGTCCAAAATACGTTAGATACTATTGAAAGTGCTGCTGACAGTGCTGAGTCAAATTCAAGTAATGTAGAGTATACCGTTGATAAAATGGAAGATACCGTAAATGATATTTGGGAAATACTTAAACATTCACTGTATTTGTTGCCTATAATAAGTACAAAAAATACTGAGCCAGAAAATATAGATCAACAGGAACAAATTGCGAAGGAAATGACAAAACATTTCTTGAAAAAATATGATGGAGAAAGTACTGATCCGACTGACAAAGAGATAAAAAATCATATTTTCTTTTTAAGAATTTTATTTCCCCGATTAAGCAATAAGCAAATTGTTGACCTTTGGAATCGTGAAAAAGTTGAGATTGTTTCAACTTAG